Within the Glycine soja cultivar W05 chromosome 3, ASM419377v2, whole genome shotgun sequence genome, the region ATTCGATCAATACTTGTAGCGATGTCATCAGGTTTACATatgcttttgaattttttaattacatctTCAAACACCCGATTGAAAAtggataattttttgtttgtaaaatgataaaagatcatatatatatatcaaacagAATGTTAATAACTAATATGTTGTAATTAGCAAGGGAGGTCGATTTCGTAATCCTAAATTCCTAATGCATGCTTAAActgcaaataattttatttggagAGAAATCTCTGTCGAACAAAATTCAAAGGAATTCAAACCTGTAACTTGAGAAGGTCAAAGTTTTCTTGTGGATTTTTAACTATCTGTCAAACCAAGTAACATTGAACACGTATTTAAAGTCAGTTCTTTTCAAAGCAAACCAACAATTCGACTGCGTTATGAGACATTTTGAGCCTAATTTGGCCACCgattttgatttctttgttttctaTTGCACTAATTTGAGCAACTTATTTGCCTGTCAAAACCCTTCACGCCTTGAGGTTATGAATGGGCATTTCTTTGCACAAACCATAGAGAAAAACAGCTtctaaatcatatattttaattgttttcaaacaataaaaaaaaatatttttcacgaTACTCTCTATGATTTGTacaaatatatagaaaaaaatgactaaatcatATTGTTTAATAGTACTTTTCGAGACACcaataaaagtaatataaatcaCCTTTGTCTTTTTCGCATCTTTCATTGTTACTATACTATTATAATCTCCGAAATAATTCACACTTCACAGCATACTATCTCAAAGCTAATGTGTTAAAATTTAActgaatgttatttttaaaatataatcttcTCTCTAATCGCGCTAATTTGTAAACCTTATCTTTGAAcacataaaagattaaaaggatACCTAAAAAGGGCTAAACAGATGTTCCTTTGCATGAACATTTGTTTTTCGATCGGCATTGCATGAGCAAATTTGATGTAGTCACGTCCAATGCAAAAGTGGAGATCAAATATTTCCTTCTTTGTACAACTAGATAATAATAATGACGAGGTTGTGACAAAAGTCTATGATAACGTGTCAAGATATGGACATCCCGATCATCATTAAACGGTGATGGGATGGAGCCCGCAGCTTTAAATCTAactttatttaaattacttCAACTCTTCGTAACTAAAGGGATCCTTGTTTCTTgtgtatattatttataattgttaagTTCTATGTGTTTTCTTGATTAAATGGATTTAAATTTTCGAATTATATTCTCTCTTGGATAAATGgtcgtctttttttttttttttttacgataaTGGTGGTCTAGTTTGGGTAAGAAAGCTACATAAAAAAATGGTAGACaccctcaataaaaaaaataatgataacaaaattatattaaattgatatttgaaatataaaaatgtccATATATCATTGTTCAAGATAAGTTACACAAGGTAAGGAGGAAGAATTTCCACGAGAAAACGTGTGCTGCCGtcttaacttttattaaaaGGCATTagaaatgttttattatttattaatttatattaatataattgtatTCAGTCGCCGAACAAATATCCCATAGGTCCAAGTGTCCGTCTCATGGAAATCCGATAActctattctttttattttttttatcggtaGATAACTCTATTCTTGTTTCTCTATCTGTTTTCCCTATCCagactagtaaaaaaaaaaaaaggaaagaaaaaaaaggaggttaCAAGAAAGGAGAAAATTCTAGGATTTTTTGTTCTGCGGCTCAATATCACGTGACTATTATGTCGggaaaattagttgaaaaataaGCAAAGAacatattaatttcaaaatttaacgagaaaaaagattatgatattctttaaattaaattaaaagaaaacacaTTTACAATAGAAATATGTCTTTAATTTTATaggaataatatattatatatcataatCAGAGTAATAAACATTCAATTAAAACGATTATACTTGGTAAGAATGGGTCACTAGAATGCCAATGAGCGATTTCATGACAATGCTACACTTTTGAATGTTAAACAGcgattattttttatctcatgTGTAGAATGTGAATGTTTTCATGAGGTGCAGGCATCACTCACTCCTTTTTCTGTAACGTGTAGTGTGTCATTTTTTCCTTCTTGATGTGCAAGGATTTTTAGATTGAAAGGGAAGCTGCGTGTGGTCACCAACGGTGCAGTGCATTGCATCCCCATCATATCCTTAACAGAAGTAACCCAATTAAGGGGGGGTTCATGTTAAAGCACGTGAGGCCCCTCGCATTGAAATTGAACCTTTACTAGTTATagttattaaaatttgttaattgtaACGCGTATAGTAGAGAAAAATAGGATTGGCTTTATCCATAACCAACCCAAAAGCAATTATATAAACAAATGACAATAAGGAATAGTCAAAGAGtgtgaatgaaagaaaaatcgcaaaacagagagagaaagaaaacagAGCAACATTCAATGGCGTCTAGGAAGGGCTTCCTTTCGAAAGTGAGTTCCATGTTTGCATCATCAAGCACCGATTTGGAGCCCAAATCCACAGATGGTGACTTGGAATTGGATGAAGCTGACGTGTTCAACTGGAACATGTCCAATGActacaacaacaagaacactgTGACAGAGTCGAAGAAGAGGCCACGATCTGGTAAGAAGAAAAAGGTGGAGGGTGGTGGTGGCAAAGTGAACCCTGTGGCCTCGTCCTCAATGCCAGTGGCTATTCCTGATTGGTCCAAGATTCTGAAGGAGGACTTCAAGGAGCACGAGAAGAGAGACTTTGTTAGTGACGACGACGATGATCATGACCACGATCGTAGAGAACCAGTGCCTCCTCATGAGTATCTTGCTAGAACCAGAGAAGCTTCTCACTCAGTTCAAGAAGGGAAAGGAAGGACCCTCAAGGGTAGGGACTTGCGCAGTGTCAGAAATTCCATTTGGAAGAAATTGGGGTTTGAAGATTGATTCATTCATTAATTAGATTATATTAGTATAGACTATAGAGTAAATTGGTACTAGTGTCACACGGATATGAACATTTGATCTGAttccataacttttttttaatttttggtttagGTGATCGATTTAGTCAAATGCAACCTAGTAGTTCTGTTAGGAAaggtttatatttataattttttttttcttttcggaTGGATGACTCTTGGTTGTTAGGTTATATAAGGAGATATGTGAAGCCTCCttaattttggatgtttagAAGAAGGGATCACTAATCATGCTTGTAAGTTGTAATTACGTGTTTTCAACTATTTAAATGCCTACTTATGATCATTTTAGTTCCACGTTCATCTTATACTTCCTTATTGTATTTTAGCGTTACattgtttatattatttattttttcatttgttagaaACATTTGGGTTAGAATGATGAGAAAAGGGGCATGGCGTTAAAGAGATAAAAGGGCAAGACATGAATGAATGGTAGGAAGTTTTGATGGGAACGGGAAGAAAACAAAGTAGCAGACGATGTCATGTAATGTAAGAAATGGAAGACGTTTGCGGAAAACGCGGGTAATAGGTTGTTGGTAATATTGTTAACGGCTTAACGCACCAGTTGTTGAGAAAGGTTATACCAAGCAACAGTTCATAAATAAGTTACGTCGTTTACaagttattttttctaaaacatttTGTGTACTACTTTCTATTATATCTGTTTTGTTAACaagtgtaatatttttattttatacatattatcCTTCGTAGCAACTAACAAGGTATTATTAGCTAGGTTCTTATCAACACAAACTCCTTGCTTGATTGTTGTAGTATAAATTAAATAGTgataattatacattttttttacacttttataataatgaaaCAATAATATGTGTATGTACGGGAATGAATCATCTTCAAGTGACTTTACCGTTGAATGAGATTCtagtttttcttaataaatcttattaatgtaatatgtttttataataatattgaaataGAGGAGCAGAAGAATACACAGAAAAGTCATGACAGCGAActatttcaagttttttttactaGAGAGGAAACCTCTCTGCAAGTATATGctctaatattttctttttttatattttggagtaattttcttacaaaagtattttttttatttctatcagaaaattgataaaatgaggcttttctttttaactttaaataaataataatttattttattattttaataaattaactttatGAAATGTTGATTTTCTCAAAACAAATTATTCCCAAAAATGTACTTACGTAGGATAAAAGTAATTGTGAGATTTGTGATATTTTTAGACAAACATATATAGAATCGATAAGAGTGATGAAAAAGGTCCACTCTATCCTAGGTGAGTTGAGTGAAAAGAGGAcaaataaaggaagaaaaaatagaaagaagtaaTATCTTATctcttataattaaaatgaagaaattctttagataattttttccctttttgcatgtaaattctgttaaaaaaattcacataaatcacgtaaaatattaatattattatcataagtaatgtagtatatatatatataaaatggtaAAGAAGTAACATTTTCAACTCTCCCTTAtctgaatttttatatattaacaaaGTAGTATACGGGTCAGTATTACAGTATTACTACAGCCATTCCAACGTCACTTCTTTTCCGTATTTCTAACTGACACTGTTCTTTTACtatactattttatattttttaaaacagaatAACATATATAGGTtggtgtttataaaaaaaatattggttttactttttgtaagaaaaaatgaTTCTATTCGTctcattaatttaaaaacattttttgttctgaaaattaataattaatgacggttataaatattagaaaatatactTTGAGGATTAAAAGTAtaggattttcaaattaaaaggattaatctgatacaaaatatttttagagcATTAAAAGTGAATTtggaaaattttagaaaaaaaattaaaaacatattttatctttttaatataatagaacaaaaaatttaaatttgaacacACGTTCTCTCtcctataaaaataaagaaagtcttatataaaaaaactgaaaaggtTGTGTGcaagaaatattttatattcgCAAAGGACACAAACATTTACCTTTGCTTGCTGAAGTAGCTCATCGACCATTAGCCACGAGCGACTCGATGGCAGAGGGAATAATTTAGACGCGTTTTTATGGAGAAAATGGCACAACTGAAACGAAATATTGAAAAGATGAATACTATCcaactttttctattttttattattgatttaattttatacgAGTTCGACAAATTACTTATATCCACTCTTCGTTTAACAAAActcataaaatttattcaacgataaagaaaaatatacactGACAAGAAGTCTTGAAAAGAATAttgttaacatttttatattaagaaTGAATGGATGATCAGAGAGAAAATACATTATTCTTTcgcatattaaaattaaatcggAATAGATCAGTTTTAAATTTGCTCCtacatttaagtttttttaaaagtgattgaTGATGTTTCATTGACCGTACAACATTGATTTTGTCAAGTGGTAGAATGGCTTGTAAAATATCAGAGTCTAACATAGCTTGGGGGATAATTGTGTTTCTTTAagcatttagaatttttttattaataaaatcgaAAGATTTATAACACTCATATACTTATTTAACTAAATGAGTTAAATCCTTTTGTTTATCTAAATTAGAATTTAATCGCTTATCAGTAATTAcgtgaaagaaaatatatcaaaaaacAACTAATATTAGGAGGCATTATTCTCTTAAGTAaactaaagaaaagaaaggcatCTATATTCTGATAAtcaatacaaattaattatcttaCAAGCAATAAATCAAggtcatatatttttattaaatgttgacATGACTATTTTACCGGAGCCAAATAGAGATAAATAATTGTTGACTTGTTCATAATGTGCCAAGTGGGATACTAAACAATCTATTAGTTATTGACCCAAATAAAAAGacctattaatttaatattttatttttaatatatatttttacattattgtCACGTGTTTTTAAACTCTAATTTATCTCACCCCATCATTCTTCAATTCCAAAAACGTTGGCACTACTATGCTTAGAAAGTCTCTTTCATTTTCCATTAGTGTAGGGAAAATATAAGTTATCATATATGTGACCTGGTTTAATGGACGTTTGATTGCTTTGGTAGCAAGTTTAGAATCAAAGGTCGAGCGCAAAACTGGTGAGTTGAGCAAATTTAGTGGCTAAACTGTTGCCAAATGTAGCGGCGCTAAAATTTTCCCCtttcaaagaaaataagtgggaaatatatatatatatatatatatatatatatatatatatatatttccgcagtattgaataatttataatattttagtcAGTATGACATTAGTGCATGGTTTTCACCGGCATGACTTTTTATTTCGTACTAATCTTTACTCGAAAAGCAGATTAATAACTttcaatgaattattttttttatttacaaagattaaaattaaaaaatttacttaaagaatttgaatttaatttcattcGAATCAATTGATATATAAATGAATAAGTATATCCACGTAAGGGTAGTATCAAAAAGAGGGCAAGAGAATGGATACACATGGAGCATACATCAAACATAGGCACTTGGGCTTCAAACTTGGGTGACCCATGCTGTGTGCACTTGTACCCAATATTACAGGCACCCAGCCCACCAACACTAAATAGTTAATACATGAATTTGTCTGCATTTCGATGCTAACATATATAACACCTAATCTTCATTTCTTCAACCTCCCTCCAGGCGGAATTCACTAAGATTTAATTCATTGCCaaacttaaatttttctttgaggATAATCGATGTATGCCTCTACCTTCTTGTCACTCActcatcaaaataaatttccaagacAGATAACTTTGAAAAGAAAACACTTAGTGGCATGtagaaacacttttttttttaatgacgaaaaaatatttaataaatttgtcgATGATTGATATTTGTTGATAAATCTAATTGACTATTTTTATAGTAggatttttattcttaattatttttttattcgtaaaaTTTGAAGAATACgaaaatttacttattaaagaatttaaatttaatttcacatgaatataaatatgaataataataataataatattattggtAAGTAGGGTCattttaaaggattaaaattgattataaaatgtTACCTTGTTCGGTTTTATAATTAGCACAGTAATTATACTtagctatatttttttaagggaaTATACTTAGCTATATAGTACGTACATTTTCAAGagaatcaataaattaaatttaaaaacattactatagactctctctctttttttgtgaattaaaaCATTACTATTGACTGCTATGATTACAATAGAGAATGGGTATACTTATTAAGTCAACATTTAAATCAGTAAAGTTTCTAGAAGAGTAACAATAATACATGGTTTgattgaggttttgttatttataaagtTGGGGTAAAGGATGAATTGCAACGATTTGTGGCACAATATTTTTTCCTGGTCTTCTTATGGCTTAAGGttgatttaaaacaattatatattgataTGTATAAACTGATACCTAAAATGTATATTGTTTTGCATCATCGCCAATATTGTTTAGGGGTTGAATCACCTTTTAGAAATTCTCTTTTTGAGAAATCCTTAATGAGTTAGGTCTACAAACCCTGTGTGTTTGATAATGGTTAAGAGGACTTAGGGCTGCAAtgcaagatatatatatatatatatatatatatatatatatatatatatatatatatatatatatatatatatataaaattaaaataaaaggttcAGATTTAATTGCTACTTAAATAAgatgagagaaaaatattgtaTGTGAAAGAGCCAATATTAAATACACGTATAATTATTCTCTcaccttattttaattaataattaaatctaaatattttaatctaaaaattattatttaatcctcttatttcttataataaaacatttgtGTTCGTTATATGTCCCTATGTAATAGAGAGAGATTCACAACTTTAATTAGGGGAACAAAACCACCGGCAACTGTGATATATGCATATACGTATGAGGAGTACTGTTTTGATTTTGGAGAGCGTCATTTCATGTGAGACAACATGAAAACGGGGGTGAAATGAATCTCTGTCCCATCTTCTGTGCATCCTTTAATTTCCAGAACCCTTATTGTAATAATTAACGTGAAAATGCTCCCTCTCCTCTCTAAAGCCTAAATCACTCTGATTTAGACGTCTCTTCAATCTAATTCCATATATAAACATTCCATTAGTTTCATATATCCACAACAAGCAGCTTTAATAATTACTACTTCATACATTAATTCATACGTACATAGAAACGTGCAGTGAATCCCTCAAAATTGGCAAACATCTCgttggttaagaaattaaaataatttttttattgaaaatcatataaaaatacattaatttaaaaatcattgaaaaatatatttttatgcattCTAACAAAATATCTCTATATTTACATTTTAGAACACTGTTAAGTATTTGTCTAATATTcggtattaattattaaaacagATAAATAAATTGTCTTAAATTAGccttataaaaaactaaaaaaaatgttattatttcattaaaatttgtcCTAAATATTTATGTGTGAACAAATGTATTATCTCAATTACTTTTTATAAGACTGCTATTATCTGTATGAATGAGGCCAATTTATCTATATAATTCAATCTCCATTGAACGTTAAACTAAAATCATAAGACAATCACAACGCTAAACCATTAATATATGTGTGGATATGGCCACAAACTCGTCATGCATGACTATACTCGTGGATGATTATGACTTCCATTCAATGAGAGATTACTATGTGAAAGAGACTCACATCTGAGAAGAAAATTATTGGAATACAAATGTGAGGTAAAGTGTGGTGTCAAATTCATTTATGTGGTTACTCATTGATTAAATCTACTTGTTATTTACTCCCCTTATGTTTTGTATTGTTTTCTTCACTTTCCCCATGTCTCCTCCCTTTGTCATTAATTTTGTCTCACTCGTCGTTACCCCTCATTAGTTTGGCCTCCCTACCCCCACCCCTTAATTGTTCCACCACACCCACACAATCTGGATCGTGTTCTACCGTCCTGTAGTCTTTGACTTCCactatttatcttttgtttagttatttttaatatggCTAATATCTTGTGTGTGGTTTTAATCTCTTTTGAAGTTTGTGTAGGTTATTCATTGTGTCACTATAGATTCTCTGTCATGACACCATTATgtctaatttattaatatttataataattatattgaaatttatattaattataatttcttattagttgataatataaaattgcgTTACACcgataaattaaaagattacaaataattttatcctaAATAAAGATGTTGTTTTGTTGAATGTATCATAACTTAAATCATtgatgataaaaagaaagaaatt harbors:
- the LOC114407081 gene encoding uncharacterized protein LOC114407081, which encodes MKEKSQNRERKKTEQHSMASRKGFLSKVSSMFASSSTDLEPKSTDGDLELDEADVFNWNMSNDYNNKNTVTESKKRPRSGKKKKVEGGGGKVNPVASSSMPVAIPDWSKILKEDFKEHEKRDFVSDDDDDHDHDRREPVPPHEYLARTREASHSVQEGKGRTLKGRDLRSVRNSIWKKLGFED